The following are encoded in a window of Vespula pensylvanica isolate Volc-1 chromosome 2, ASM1446617v1, whole genome shotgun sequence genomic DNA:
- the LOC122627070 gene encoding sphingomyelin phosphodiesterase 1-like: MRFNIILLIFSIFSLVNGFNNDIQDINVTSVMDEITKWVNSGEETEMFKESIQVLTLPNELQLVNWRTFTALNSMGICTICKSILQTFIKFRQQGMSENDIAKNVIKLCVLLNFQTERVCTGIVKLNLPIILHIIDSKSNIHASDICGIVLESKSCPFNVKKYEWTVPIDHISTEKISMKESNDTIQIIQITDIHYDPKYEPYGNSFCNEPTCCRKGQNITNSSNKTAGYWADYNKCDTPWHSVTNALSHIKVTHQNIDYIYFTGDVIDHGVWETSMKGNIEILHKTYSEIYKHFKDIPVYPILGNHESHPMNQFAPRNITDDNLSTDWLYSLVADLWISFGWLPESTRATILQGGFYTLSPRKGFRIIALNSNICYCYNWWLLYQHQDPDGQLQWLVETLTQAQKNKELVHILSHIPPGDHDCQYIWKREYLKIINKFSHIIAAQFNGHTHNDELRIVYKDKNAKNVSHIAWNGGSITTYVNLNPNYKLYTIDNNTLTVKDFENWIYNITVANENPTQQPQWYKSYSFKNEYNLTDLSLDSLNNWFLDMRNNKDTLNRYYKNFFKHADAALQKNCDLKCKEKYINSIIVTVPH, from the exons ATGCGATTTAACAtcatattacttattttttctatattctcaCTTGTAAATggatttaataatgatatacaag ATATCAATGTTACATCAGTGATGGATGAAATTACTAAATGGGTAAACTCaggagaagaaacagaaatgtTTAAAGAATCAATTCAAGTTTTGACTTTGCCAAATGAATTACAACTTGTTAATTGGAGAACTTTTACTGCCTTAAATAGTATGGGTATTTGTACTATATGTAAATCAATTCTTCAaacttttatcaaatttcGACAACAAGGCATGTCTGAAAATGATATTGCAAAgaacgtaattaaattatgcgtattattgaattttcaaaCTGAAAGAGTTTGTACTGGTATTGTCAAATTGAATTTG CCAATAATTCTTCATATAATAGattcaaaatcaaatatacatGCATCTGATATTTGTGGAATTGTTTTGGAATCTAAATCTTGTCCTttcaatgttaaaaaatatgaatggaCAGTTCCCATCGATCACATATCTActgaaaaaatttcaatgaaagaaagtaatgatacaatacaaattatacaaataactGATATTCATTATGATCCTAAATATGAGCCATATGGTAACTCATTCTGTAATGAACCTACCTGTTGTCGCAAAGGACAGAATATTACAAACTCGAGTAACAAAACAGCTGGTTATTGGGCAGATTATAATAAGTGTGATACTCCATGGCATTCAGTAACAAATGCATTATCTCATATCAAAGTAACACATCAG aacattgattatatttactttactGGAGATGTAATAGATCATGGTGTTTGGGAAACTTCAATGAaaggaaatatagaaattcttCATAAAACCTACAGTGagatttataaacattttaaagatatacCAGTTTATCCTATACTTGGTAATCATGAATCACATCCTATGAATCA ATTTGCACCTCGAAATATTACAGATGATAATTTAAGTACAGATTGGCTATATAGCTTGGTAGCAGATTTATGGATTAGTTTTGGATGGTTACCAGAATCTACTCGTGCTACTATTTTACAAGGAGGATTTTATACATTATCACCTAGAAAAGGATTTAGAATCATAGCTCTGAACAGCAATATTTGTTACTGTTATAACTG gtGGTTATTATATCAACACCAAGACCCTGATGGACAATTACAGTGGTTAGTGGAAACACTTACACAAgctcaaaaaaataaagaacttgTACATATTTTAAGTCATATTCCACCTGGTGATCACGATTGTCAATATATATGGAAAAGGGAATATctcaaaattattaacaaattttctcaCATTATTGCTGCTCAATTCAATGGTCATACACATAATGACGAATTACGGATTGtttacaaagataaaaatgcaaaaaatgtTAGTCATATAGCATGGAATGGAGGTAGCATTACAACTTATGTAAATTTGAATCCAAATTATAAGCTGTATACCATTGATAATAATACGCTC ACTGTTaaagattttgaaaattgGATCTATAATATAACAGTAGCAAATGAAAATCCAACTCAGCAGCCTCAATGGTACAAATCATATTCGTTTAAGAATGAATATAATCTTACAGATTTGTCACTAGACTCTTTAAATAATTGGTTTTTAGATATGAGAAATAATAAGGATACcttaaatcgatattataa aaactTTTTCAAACATGCTGATGCAGCTTTGCAAAAAAACTGTGATTTAAAGTGCAaggaaaaatacataaatagtaTTATTGTTACTGTACCACactaa
- the LOC122627071 gene encoding 60S ribosomal export protein NMD3, which translates to MEYVENFDTKTQSKAMILCCECGVQIEPNPANMCVACLRTKVDITEGIPKQVTLQFCKGCERYLQPPMEWIHAALESRELLALCLKKLKGLNRVKLIDAGFVWTEPHSKRLKVKLTVHAEVIGGTVLQQIFVVEYIVNHQMCDDCHRTEAKDYWRASVQIRQKGINKKTFFYLEQLILKHRAHEQTLGIKPIHDGLDFFYANEAAARKMVDFLVTVIPCRYQHSKKLISHDIHSNIYNYKFTYSVEIVPVSKDSVVCLPKKLTHQLGGLSSVCLVHRITNSVHLIDVSSGQIAEVSATVFWRYPFNSICNPKQLIEYIVMDIEPVKDKHKKVFPGQGSISTKHVISDVWLVKAAELGIVDSPIHTRTHLGHVLKPGDSALGYALGNSNINDDNFDKLDGDTVPDVILVKKFYGVDKAARRRARIWKLKHIADDIVSMSTENNAYNDFLDELEEDPEMRQNINIFRDSKKHIPVDTNEIDPSIPQITLEEMLDDLVIDDDNKICQVLE; encoded by the exons atggaATATGTTGAGAACTTCGATACAAAAACACAAAGTAAAGCAATGAT tttGTGTTGCGAATGTGGTGTTCAAATTGAACCAAACCCTGCTAACATGTGTGTAGCATGTCTGCGTACAAAAGTTGATATTACAGAAGGTATACCTAAACAGGTAACTCTTCAATTTTGCAAAGGATGTGAAAG ATATTTACAGCCACCTATGGAATGGATACATGCAGCTTTAGAATCTAGAGAATTATTAGcattatgtttaaaaaaattaaaaggattaAATCGTGTAAAATTGATTGACGCTGGCTTTGTTTGGACGGAACCTCATTCAAAAAGATTAAAG gTTAAATTAACAGTACATGCAGAAGTAATAGGAGGAACTGTTTTACAACAAATATTTGTTGTTGAATACATTGTAAATCATCAAATGTGTGATGATTGTCATCGTACTGAAGCAAAAGATTATTGGCGTGCATCT GTACAAATTAGGCAGAAGGGTATAAATAAgaagacatttttttatttagagcAGCTTATTTTAAAACATAGAGCTCATGAGCAAACTTTGGGTATAAAACCTATTCATG atggattagattttttttatgctaACGAAGCAGCAGCTAGGAAAATGGTTGATTTTTTGGTAACAGTTATACCTTGCCGTTATCAACAttccaaaaaattaatttcacatGATATACAtagcaatatttataattataaatttacatacag TGTGGAAATTGTTCCAGTTTCCAAAGATAGCGTAGTATGCTTACCAAAAAAGTTAACGCATCAACTAGGAGGATTGAGTTCTGTTTGTCTTGTTCATAGAATTACAAATTCTGTACATCTTATAGATGTATCATCTGGGCAAA tTGCAGAAGTAAGTGCTACTGTATTTTGGAGGTATCCTTTTAACAGTATTTGCAATCCAAAGCAGTTGATTGAGTATATAGTAATGGATATAGAACCTGTGAAAGATAAACATAAGAAAGTTTTTCCAGGTCAAGGAAGTATTTCAACCAag cATGTTATATCCGATGTCTGGTTGGTAAAAGCTGCAGAACTAGGAATAGTTGATAGTCCAATTCATACTCGTACGCATTTAGGTCATGTGCTTAAGCCAGGAGATTCAGCACTCgg ATATGCCCTTGGTAATAGCAACattaatgatgataattttgataaattagaTGGAGATACAGTGCCTGATGTCATCTtagtaaagaaattttatggaGTTGATAAAGCTGCACGTCGTAGAGCCAGAATATGGAAATTGAAACACATTGCTGATGACATTGTTAGCATGAGTACAGAGAATaa TGCGTATAACGATTTCCTGGATGAATTAGAGGAAGATCCAGAAATGCGACAAAATATTAACATCTTTAGAGATTCTAAAAAACATATACCTGTCGATACTAATGAGATCGATCCGAGTATTCCACAAATTACACTTGAGGAAATGCTTGATGATCTTGTGATTGATGATGATAACAAAATATGTCAGgttttagaataa
- the LOC122627066 gene encoding ubiquinol-cytochrome-c reductase complex assembly factor 1, giving the protein MQYNRTLSSIKCIVPLLTNRKCIQCGNVKLWYHGSFARTLQWPAVRIIHTTTTTETSAIEKVKSTSTLKWIIQKLKFIDFEGAKIKTYAYSEYEYIVDKIDYSTFYKDFNMADTFFSWFLITELHVWMLMVRFMAEGKNGKIARNALVEALWDDVEMRSKKLGKINPSIRRKQKLELSYQFNAAILSYDEGIMSDDKVLARALWETFFNLECNNPELIEKLLIYVRKQINLLDKISSQEILRHPQIKWLELKNINIDNSL; this is encoded by the exons atgcaatatAATAGAACGCTTTCGTCTATAAAG TGCATAGTACCTCTACTGACAAACAGAAAGTGTATACAATGTGGTAATGTTAAACTTTGGTATCATGGATCATTTGCACGGACATTGCAATGGCCCGCAGTTAGAATTATTCATACAACGACTACTACTGAAACTTCTGCCATTGAAAAAGTGAAATCAACTAGTACATTAAAAtggataatacaaaaattaaaattcattgattttgAAGGAGCT AAAATAAAGACATATGCCTATTCAGAGTATGAATACATTGtagataaaattgattattctaCATTTTACAAAG ACTTTAACATGGCTGACACATTTTTTTCATGGTTCTTAATAACGGAATTACATGTATGGATGTTGATGGTACGTTTTATGGCAGAAGGGAAAAATGGTAAAATAGCTAGAAATGCCTTAGTAGAAGCATTGTGGGATGATGTAGAAATGAGATCAAAAAAGTTGGGA aaaataaatccaagtattagaagaaaacaaaaattggaaTTATCATACCAATTCAATGCAGCTATACTTTCTTATGACGAAGGTATAATGTCTGATGACAAAGTACTAGCACGTGCATTATgggaaacattttttaatttagaatgCAATAATCCAGAGCTTATAGAAAAACTATTGATTTATGTTAGAAAACAg ATTAATCTCTTAGATAAAATATCATCACAGGAAATATTACGACATCCACAGATAAAATGGTTAgaactaaaaaatataaatatagataatagtttgtaa